One Ignavibacteriota bacterium genomic window carries:
- a CDS encoding amino acid ABC transporter substrate-binding protein, producing MLIQAKWKLLFWFLFFSFIVLNAHFSIPNILSSKVEIFEGRNTIIIVGDFSKQESFGNMIRNGVDIAINEEDNKNYKIIFLNITENLVSDVSPSSMLSQTAELIENVKDNLIKVIASDKVVGIIAANTSQSITGCLEIGKLYNIPVLITIATADDILIGYEKIAFRLLANNKKQIEEIVKWSKTSNLKNNKDLQLGILYSPTTYGFDLLQQLQVQIGINHIIPFSISTTTDLVGTLNYGKQIGINGWIAFSYQQDAKEILIKKSKLKMPEPILFSDGAYGRWLEEIKYKKNVLLSFPDNNTIDTLSKKKLHGYSIFGYDAFRILKHSIEKLIFNHKRSKQDLVETISTLKNDDKIQAKLINKYSFINGQNVYAKFRIYNMLNDKLP from the coding sequence ATGTTAATACAAGCAAAATGGAAATTATTATTTTGGTTTCTCTTTTTTTCTTTCATTGTACTAAACGCTCATTTTAGCATACCAAATATTTTAAGTAGTAAAGTAGAAATTTTTGAAGGAAGGAATACAATAATAATTGTTGGAGATTTTTCTAAGCAAGAATCATTTGGAAATATGATTCGTAATGGAGTAGACATTGCAATTAATGAGGAAGATAATAAAAATTATAAAATTATTTTCTTGAATATAACAGAAAATTTAGTAAGTGATGTTTCACCAAGTTCGATGTTATCTCAAACAGCTGAACTGATTGAAAACGTAAAGGACAACCTTATTAAAGTTATTGCTTCGGACAAGGTGGTTGGAATTATAGCTGCAAATACTTCGCAATCAATAACTGGATGTTTAGAAATAGGCAAATTATATAATATACCTGTGTTGATTACAATCGCAACTGCAGATGATATTTTAATTGGATATGAAAAAATCGCCTTTAGATTATTAGCAAATAATAAGAAACAGATTGAGGAGATTGTAAAATGGAGCAAAACTTCTAATCTAAAAAATAACAAAGATCTACAATTGGGAATTCTATATTCTCCCACGACTTATGGATTTGACTTACTCCAACAGTTACAAGTTCAAATAGGAATTAATCATATCATTCCTTTTTCAATTAGCACTACTACTGATCTGGTTGGAACATTAAACTATGGTAAACAAATTGGGATAAATGGCTGGATAGCATTCAGCTACCAACAAGACGCAAAAGAAATATTAATTAAAAAATCAAAACTAAAAATGCCCGAGCCAATTCTCTTTAGTGACGGCGCTTATGGCAGATGGTTAGAAGAAATAAAATATAAAAAAAATGTCCTATTATCTTTTCCAGATAACAACACAATAGATACGTTGAGTAAGAAAAAATTACATGGGTATTCTATATTTGGATATGACGCATTTAGAATATTAAAACATTCGATAGAAAAATTGATATTCAATCATAAAAGGTCCAAGCAAGACCTAGTAGAAACAATTAGTACCCTAAAAAATGATGACAAAATACAAGCAAAATTGATCAATAAATATTCATTTATTAATGGTCAAAATGTGTATGCAAAATTTAGAATTTATAACATGTTAAATGATAAATTACCTTAG
- a CDS encoding TIR domain-containing protein — translation MSKSIFISCVHEDNNKIHTIQKCVSEKKLGDVIITHETEDKRQQGKELIRQHIKSKIEGAAIILVLIGNDTHNHEWIEARFAQSNPMTLLTFYREDEDTDGKGRLPSLDLWNGIKRKQYL, via the coding sequence ATGAGTAAGTCAATCTTCATTAGTTGTGTCCACGAGGATAACAACAAAATACATACTATTCAAAAGTGCGTTTCAGAAAAAAAACTTGGCGACGTAATAATTACACATGAAACCGAAGATAAACGTCAACAGGGGAAAGAATTAATTCGTCAACATATCAAAAGTAAAATAGAAGGAGCGGCGATAATTTTAGTCTTGATAGGGAATGATACTCATAATCATGAGTGGATAGAAGCAAGATTTGCACAATCGAACCCGATGACATTGCTAACCTTCTATCGAGAAGATGAAGACACCGATGGGAAGGGGAGATTACCCTCGTTGGATTTGTGGAACGGTATTAAGAGGAAACAATATTTATGA
- a CDS encoding TIR domain-containing protein has product MARRVFFSFHYKNDVWRANQVRNSWITKEDREIAGFIDAAEFEKVEKEGEESVKRWINKQLDGTSVTVVLLGSDTSNRPYVQYELQQSFQKGNGLLGIYIHQLRDRNEQTSVKGSNHFGAIGYDEKGNPIYFSTNYPCYDWVDNNGYDNIGKWIELAAQKAGR; this is encoded by the coding sequence ATGGCAAGAAGAGTATTTTTTAGTTTCCATTATAAAAATGATGTCTGGCGAGCCAATCAGGTAAGAAATAGTTGGATCACCAAAGAAGATAGAGAAATTGCCGGGTTTATTGATGCGGCAGAATTTGAAAAGGTTGAAAAAGAAGGTGAGGAGTCTGTCAAACGCTGGATTAATAAGCAACTTGATGGAACCTCGGTAACAGTTGTGTTGCTTGGTTCTGACACGAGCAATCGTCCTTACGTACAATATGAACTTCAGCAAAGTTTTCAAAAAGGAAATGGATTACTTGGCATTTACATTCATCAATTACGAGATAGGAATGAACAAACCTCTGTAAAGGGTTCAAATCACTTTGGTGCTATCGGGTATGATGAAAAAGGAAACCCGATATATTTCAGTACTAACTATCCGTGCTATGATTGGGTGGATAATAATGGATATGACAACATTGGAAAGTGGATTGAGTTAGCCGCTCAGAAAGCAGGAAGGTAA
- a CDS encoding DUF1508 domain-containing protein → MIFYMHKDKFDLWRWNLVATNNKKIAESSENYLTKQDCINAILLVKISTDASIVELSNKVENLK, encoded by the coding sequence ATGATTTTCTATATGCACAAAGATAAATTTGATTTGTGGCGTTGGAATTTAGTCGCGACAAACAATAAGAAGATAGCGGAATCAAGTGAAAACTATCTCACAAAACAAGATTGTATCAATGCTATTTTATTAGTAAAGATATCAACAGATGCTTCAATTGTTGAATTAAGTAATAAAGTAGAAAATTTGAAATGA